The proteins below come from a single Psychrobacter sp. FDAARGOS_221 genomic window:
- a CDS encoding aspartate/glutamate racemase family protein produces the protein MKQQRTLAIIGGMSWESTLTYYKLINEGVRESLGGQHSADILMHSLDFAHIEALQAQGDWEAMAQVMEDSAKRLKLAGAEGLLIATNTMHKLADNVIKASGLPLIHIADATVSAIQAKGLNKIALLGTKFTMGDASDNATHFYKSRFIEAGIDVIVPDDTQQNVVHSIIYDELCQGVINAKSKTAFIQVIRSLSEQGAQGVILGCTEIGLLINSNDSHIPVFDTAHIHANAGVRFLLS, from the coding sequence ATGAAGCAACAAAGAACACTGGCTATCATCGGTGGTATGAGCTGGGAGAGTACGTTAACTTACTACAAGCTTATTAATGAAGGTGTTCGCGAATCTTTAGGTGGTCAACATTCAGCAGATATTTTAATGCATAGCCTGGATTTTGCTCATATAGAGGCATTACAAGCTCAAGGTGATTGGGAGGCAATGGCACAAGTTATGGAAGACAGTGCTAAGCGCTTAAAACTTGCAGGCGCTGAAGGTTTATTAATTGCCACTAATACGATGCATAAGTTAGCAGACAATGTCATTAAAGCCAGTGGTCTACCTTTGATTCACATCGCTGACGCTACTGTTAGTGCTATACAAGCCAAAGGATTGAACAAAATAGCGCTGTTAGGTACCAAATTCACTATGGGTGATGCGTCAGATAATGCCACTCACTTTTATAAAAGCCGTTTTATAGAAGCCGGTATTGATGTCATCGTGCCAGATGATACACAGCAGAATGTTGTACATAGCATTATTTACGATGAGCTTTGCCAAGGCGTTATTAATGCAAAGTCTAAAACAGCCTTTATACAAGTCATAAGAAGTTTATCGGAGCAAGGAGCTCAGGGAGTTATTCTAGGATGCACCGAAATAGGTTTATTGATTAATAGTAATGATAGCCACATACCTGTATTTGATACAGCTCATATACATGCCAATGCTGGGGTTCGCTTTTTATTGAGCTAG
- the bioD gene encoding dethiobiotin synthase: MSVYFISGIDTDIGKTYATGALARTLLQHSQSNESTVMTQKLVQTGCEGISEDINCHRDMMGIPIQTVDKQGLTCPYVFSKPASPHLSSLIEGVKIDSDVITQATKRLSAQYEIVLLEGAGGLMVPLNDSLLTIDYVASQGYPVILVTSGRLGSINHTLLSIEALKQRQLPLHAIIYNEWQPEKRLVSDYEPDAQITDSTKDYLQKYLKREYPDTHWVNLPSFNSQLNVDAEQCESEQKNAYSLASYVSCLLKL, translated from the coding sequence ATGAGTGTGTATTTTATCAGCGGCATCGATACCGATATTGGCAAGACCTATGCGACCGGCGCCTTAGCTCGAACATTGTTACAACATAGCCAGTCAAATGAAAGCACAGTAATGACTCAAAAACTGGTTCAAACCGGTTGTGAAGGTATTAGTGAGGATATTAATTGTCATCGAGATATGATGGGTATACCAATACAAACAGTCGATAAGCAAGGCCTCACCTGCCCATATGTGTTTAGCAAGCCCGCATCACCGCATTTGTCATCACTGATAGAAGGTGTGAAGATTGATTCAGATGTGATTACTCAAGCCACTAAGCGTTTATCAGCCCAATATGAAATCGTGTTACTTGAAGGTGCTGGCGGGCTTATGGTTCCTCTCAATGATTCATTACTAACCATAGATTATGTCGCCAGCCAAGGTTATCCGGTTATCTTGGTCACATCAGGACGCTTGGGAAGTATTAATCACACCTTGTTAAGTATAGAGGCACTAAAGCAGCGACAATTACCGCTGCATGCGATTATTTATAATGAATGGCAACCTGAAAAGCGTTTAGTCTCAGACTATGAGCCTGATGCGCAGATTACTGATAGTACTAAGGATTATCTACAAAAGTATCTAAAACGTGAGTACCCTGATACGCATTGGGTTAATTTGCCTAGTTTTAATTCACAGCTTAACGTTGATGCTGAACAATGTGAATCTGAGCAAAAGAATGCGTATTCGCTGGCTAGTTATGTAAGCTGTTTACTTAAGCTATAG
- the bioA gene encoding adenosylmethionine--8-amino-7-oxononanoate transaminase, with the protein MNPDNDINYNSFDNFDQNHLWHPYATLPPAYPNLVIDKADGVYLYTASGDALIDGMSSWWAATHGYNHPKLNAAITNQLSNMAHVMFGGLTHQPAIDLGKKLLSIVPNGLDAIFYADSGSIAVEVALKMALQYQLSQNKPQRNQIATTRSGYYGDTWHAMSICDPVTGMHSIYGKQLPVQLFTDKPKNGFNTPLSTDIKQQLTQFFEQNQYHMAAFIIEPVVQGAGGMRIYNPEYLTLLRKLCDQYDILLIADEIATGFGRTGKMFACEHAQTSPDIMTVGKAITGGYMTFAATLCQRYVAESIANSDYAALMHGPTFMGNPLACSVALASVELIIDGDYPKRARHIESQLQQYLQPLSELKSVVDVRVIGAIGVIELQQAVDMPRFQELLLKHKVWIRPFGKLVYIMPPIIMTDEELLLLCDRLKQVLTDYLK; encoded by the coding sequence ATGAACCCAGATAACGACATTAACTACAATAGCTTCGATAACTTTGATCAAAACCATTTATGGCATCCATATGCAACTTTACCGCCAGCATATCCTAACTTAGTGATCGACAAAGCTGATGGCGTCTATTTATATACTGCCTCTGGCGATGCTCTCATCGATGGCATGTCATCTTGGTGGGCAGCCACTCACGGCTACAACCATCCCAAACTAAATGCAGCTATCACCAATCAGCTGTCTAATATGGCACATGTCATGTTTGGCGGCTTAACCCATCAACCTGCCATCGATTTGGGCAAAAAACTACTGTCAATCGTCCCTAATGGCTTAGATGCGATATTTTATGCAGACAGCGGCAGTATTGCGGTTGAAGTTGCTCTAAAAATGGCCTTACAGTATCAATTATCCCAAAATAAGCCTCAGCGCAATCAAATTGCAACCACTCGTTCTGGTTATTATGGTGATACCTGGCATGCGATGAGTATCTGTGATCCGGTCACTGGCATGCACAGTATCTATGGCAAGCAATTACCAGTACAATTGTTCACTGACAAGCCTAAAAATGGCTTTAATACGCCGTTAAGCACTGATATTAAGCAGCAATTAACCCAATTTTTTGAACAAAATCAGTATCATATGGCCGCTTTTATAATAGAACCTGTGGTTCAAGGTGCTGGCGGGATGCGTATTTACAATCCTGAGTATTTAACGCTACTACGAAAGCTGTGTGATCAATATGACATATTACTCATTGCTGATGAGATAGCCACAGGCTTTGGACGCACTGGGAAAATGTTTGCTTGTGAACACGCGCAAACATCACCTGATATTATGACCGTTGGCAAAGCAATAACCGGTGGTTATATGACTTTCGCAGCGACTTTATGTCAACGCTATGTGGCTGAGAGTATTGCCAATAGTGACTATGCGGCGCTGATGCATGGCCCAACTTTTATGGGTAACCCCCTAGCCTGTTCTGTCGCTTTGGCCTCAGTTGAGTTAATTATTGACGGTGATTATCCCAAACGTGCGCGCCATATTGAGTCACAATTACAGCAGTATTTACAGCCATTATCAGAGCTTAAGTCAGTCGTTGATGTGCGTGTGATAGGTGCTATTGGCGTTATTGAACTTCAGCAAGCGGTTGATATGCCGCGCTTTCAAGAGTTACTGTTAAAACACAAGGTTTGGATTAGACCTTTTGGGAAGCTGGTATATATCATGCCGCCAATCATCATGACCGATGAGGAGCTTTTGCTGCTATGTGATCGCTTAAAACAGGTATTAACGGATTATTTAAAATGA
- a CDS encoding phosphatase PAP2 family protein, which produces MINLALSIDSHIPFISAMIVPYSWSILLFCTGFFLVNTQHQLSMLTRRLVLSTLFACFVFYLFPARFSFNRPETIGWLGYGYDFLAITDKPYNQFPSLHVAYALLIGGSLYPIVKRTTTKILLLLICGLIIISTVFTYQHHLLDVLGGFVLAALVWQLAGRMRSHLVLKYITVAISGFLIIAITAYLLAYDSSNFWINLALIVAVYWLISFLTLAWAYQYPSISRNRLWFTKTLSGQHRFWVWLAFSPLISTYYLMWRLRFLLSKSATSSLNQIPLYWITHTKSESFKPTKLSQTYTVATARLPCSVTIEPNKPVKTLIVIDLAAEISSHYGYLEKDQLEQDQTSHTYIYFPILDLQPLSDIALTEFISLFEKIDACIEQNINNNTPTIIHFHCVMGMSRSVAIQILYLLYCGQLTVDNYKQWLDEYYPNAHVNETYLSYDLIQKISNYSSNHSTMN; this is translated from the coding sequence GTGATTAATTTAGCCCTATCTATAGATAGCCATATACCGTTTATCAGCGCTATGATTGTCCCATATAGCTGGTCGATTCTATTATTTTGCACGGGCTTTTTTTTAGTCAACACACAACATCAGCTGTCTATGCTAACTCGTAGGCTTGTGTTATCTACCCTATTTGCCTGTTTTGTATTCTACCTCTTTCCTGCGCGCTTCTCATTTAATCGTCCTGAAACAATAGGCTGGCTAGGTTATGGGTATGATTTTTTAGCAATCACTGATAAGCCCTATAATCAATTTCCCTCGTTGCATGTGGCTTATGCACTACTGATTGGCGGCAGTTTGTACCCTATCGTTAAACGAACAACCACAAAAATTCTGCTACTGCTTATTTGCGGGCTGATTATCATATCTACTGTGTTTACCTATCAGCATCATCTGCTAGATGTATTGGGCGGTTTTGTTTTAGCGGCTCTGGTCTGGCAATTGGCAGGCAGGATGCGAAGCCATCTCGTTTTGAAATATATAACGGTTGCCATTAGTGGCTTTTTGATCATAGCGATTACTGCATACTTGTTAGCATATGACTCGTCTAACTTTTGGATAAATTTGGCGCTTATTGTTGCTGTCTATTGGCTTATAAGTTTTCTAACCTTAGCATGGGCGTATCAATATCCGAGTATATCTCGCAATAGACTATGGTTTACCAAAACATTATCGGGGCAACATCGTTTTTGGGTTTGGCTGGCATTTTCTCCGCTAATCTCAACCTACTATTTAATGTGGCGACTGCGCTTTTTATTATCAAAGTCTGCCACATCATCTCTAAACCAAATTCCTTTATATTGGATAACCCATACTAAGTCAGAGTCATTTAAACCAACCAAGTTATCTCAGACATATACAGTAGCGACAGCTAGGTTGCCATGCTCAGTGACAATTGAACCGAATAAACCAGTGAAAACACTAATTGTGATAGATTTAGCTGCTGAGATATCAAGTCATTATGGTTATTTAGAAAAAGACCAATTAGAGCAAGACCAAACATCGCACACTTATATCTACTTCCCTATACTGGATTTGCAGCCCCTATCAGATATTGCACTCACAGAATTTATATCATTATTTGAGAAAATAGATGCTTGTATTGAGCAAAACATCAATAACAACACCCCTACTATCATACATTTTCATTGCGTGATGGGTATGTCGCGCAGTGTTGCAATACAAATCTTATATCTACTATATTGTGGTCAGCTTACTGTCGATAACTATAAACAATGGTTGGATGAGTACTATCCAAATGCACATGTTAATGAGACTTATTTGTCATACGATTTAATACAAAAAATTAGCAACTACTCTTCGAACCATTCAACGATGAATTAA
- a CDS encoding SDR family NAD(P)-dependent oxidoreductase, whose product MTMSLNLSLLQSKTKPIIVIIGGTSGVGLALAKEHQKLGWQVVVVGSNLEKIEALRTAHPDLHIYQCDITDIGSRIALLSQLEDLAFTRLIYCAGWYLNERVHQLDKVDSARMLAINLQAFHAVFDWASRQLMAKSTTEPAKNDCSQQVIQPALICLSSMAGVVNYPYASLYAKCKRAMIATASAYRLALAPFGIQVNCMAMGYVNTQTLRDLNYGDASHKPFIMEEHDAVAHIMQAISSNDELAIFPKKMRFLTHALNKLPSPVLNWAMRQKLDK is encoded by the coding sequence ATGACTATGTCTCTTAACTTAAGCCTTTTGCAATCAAAAACCAAGCCCATAATAGTTATTATAGGGGGCACCAGTGGCGTCGGACTCGCATTGGCAAAAGAGCATCAAAAGTTAGGCTGGCAAGTGGTGGTGGTTGGTAGTAATTTAGAGAAAATTGAGGCATTACGCACCGCCCATCCAGATTTGCATATTTATCAATGTGATATTACCGATATTGGTAGTCGTATCGCGCTGTTATCTCAGCTTGAAGATTTGGCATTTACTCGGCTTATTTACTGTGCAGGCTGGTATCTCAATGAGCGAGTTCATCAATTAGATAAGGTTGATAGTGCAAGGATGCTTGCTATTAATCTGCAAGCATTTCATGCCGTATTTGATTGGGCAAGTCGGCAGTTGATGGCAAAAAGTACGACCGAGCCTGCAAAAAATGACTGTAGCCAACAGGTTATTCAGCCAGCTTTGATTTGTCTGTCATCGATGGCAGGTGTGGTGAATTACCCTTATGCCAGCTTATATGCTAAGTGTAAACGCGCAATGATAGCGACAGCATCAGCATATCGCTTAGCTCTAGCGCCATTTGGTATACAGGTTAATTGTATGGCAATGGGGTATGTAAATACACAAACATTACGTGATTTAAATTACGGCGATGCCAGTCACAAGCCGTTTATTATGGAAGAGCATGACGCTGTCGCTCATATTATGCAGGCTATTAGTAGCAATGATGAATTGGCTATATTTCCTAAAAAAATGCGCTTTTTAACACATGCTTTGAATAAACTGCCCAGTCCTGTTTTAAATTGGGCCATGCGTCAAAAGCTGGATAAATAG
- a CDS encoding patatin-like phospholipase family protein translates to MTELNDKPNEQPYDRVQVFSGGGSRFGYYLGSYACLHDKGIAPDVILATCGGSFASLLVDIAPDPKDLHALIQRREVYDAVSAFQARALKGSLLRKALSGQGLSKYAYHAIKRWRASSKSSKSLKNKHNLISSYQALLIELQQLAMFEIANERYWLDDLLALKPKYQSSQLIKSSSAPDIAIIASRLYPSSDINNNTSAKLQEVLFAPKKLVCNKSINLSTLECPTYHYTPERLKPTIKVVGGRGDNSNNGNQNSGWQIAQAVRASMADMYYLTPIHVDNVGWCLGGVIDLTPIELACQLGHTVFAETKQPYDSYLAVPAIKRIFGFDANERLQSVNEYQQVNKSLTNQIHWLPFADNGSVLAGQHVAKKINLKQFNLDLVHAPFDIFKQQMQTQWDYGYQRTLDYLNSDC, encoded by the coding sequence ATGACAGAGCTCAATGACAAGCCAAACGAGCAACCCTACGACCGAGTACAAGTATTCTCGGGCGGAGGGTCTCGTTTTGGCTATTACTTAGGGAGCTATGCTTGCCTGCATGACAAGGGTATAGCGCCTGATGTCATTTTGGCGACCTGCGGGGGCAGCTTTGCCTCTTTACTGGTTGATATTGCGCCAGACCCAAAAGACTTACATGCGCTCATACAAAGACGTGAAGTATATGATGCCGTGAGTGCTTTTCAAGCAAGAGCGCTTAAAGGGAGCTTATTGAGAAAAGCTTTATCAGGACAAGGGCTGTCTAAGTATGCATACCATGCCATAAAACGTTGGCGTGCATCTTCCAAATCGTCAAAATCATTAAAGAATAAGCATAATCTAATAAGTAGCTATCAGGCGTTACTGATTGAACTGCAACAATTAGCCATGTTTGAGATTGCTAATGAAAGGTATTGGTTAGATGATTTACTGGCATTAAAACCTAAATATCAGTCATCACAATTAATAAAATCATCAAGCGCACCTGACATTGCTATTATTGCCAGTCGTTTGTATCCATCGTCTGATATAAATAACAACACGTCTGCTAAGCTGCAAGAGGTTTTATTCGCACCTAAAAAGCTTGTCTGTAATAAATCAATAAACCTCTCCACGCTTGAATGTCCAACATATCATTATACGCCAGAGCGTCTAAAGCCTACCATTAAAGTAGTAGGTGGTAGAGGAGACAATAGTAATAACGGCAATCAGAATAGCGGTTGGCAAATTGCCCAAGCAGTACGTGCTTCAATGGCGGACATGTATTATCTAACGCCGATACATGTTGACAATGTTGGATGGTGTTTGGGCGGTGTCATTGATTTAACCCCGATAGAACTGGCTTGTCAATTGGGGCATACCGTGTTTGCAGAAACTAAGCAACCGTATGACTCCTATCTTGCCGTGCCAGCGATTAAACGGATTTTTGGTTTTGATGCAAACGAGAGGCTGCAATCTGTCAATGAATATCAACAAGTTAATAAATCTTTGACCAACCAGATTCACTGGCTACCATTTGCAGATAATGGCAGCGTCTTGGCAGGTCAGCATGTGGCTAAAAAAATTAACCTTAAACAGTTTAATCTTGATTTAGTCCATGCTCCTTTTGATATCTTCAAACAGCAAATGCAGACACAGTGGGACTATGGCTATCAGCGTACATTAGATTATTTGAATAGCGATTGCTAA
- a CDS encoding bifunctional alpha/beta hydrolase/class I SAM-dependent methyltransferase has protein sequence MLDTHSLENDPSQDGYSNKDITIGQGAYNAYDGTAIYYRYWLAQPLNDTANIDKKTSEQSLQAERQVILLHRGHEHSGRLDELGTRYAEAGYQVFAWDARGNGRSGGIKDHAESVTQLERDLDDFVRMVIGKTGIPIEDTLIVASSIGAVLAAAWVHDYAPTIRGMILGTPAISIRLYIPFAIPALKVARKLGFMSRVSSYVKAQVLTHDKEAQQAYNDDPLISGSISSDLLIDTHATGQRLLDDADAITVPTFVLCAGKDYVVDKQAERQFYERLCSPIKRWQLYPDSFHAIFHETNKADIIDDCLAFSDELFAKPVAKVDLTEAHKDSASRDRVDRLAIKPFNPSFALTRLVMQKFGHISDAVATGLEHGFDSGSSLDKVYANEPKGANAVGKAIDKFYLNNIGWQGIRIRREHLLELARIAINDIQNATDSQEQSKNNSLINLFDIASGNGYYVFDLLSEFNNLQVELRDYDTHNVTVMEQKAAQFEFDSRVTVVQKDAFDASSYTSNKKATEQPANGFDIAIASGVFELFSDNELVQTAINGIYDSLNEGGYFLYTNQPWHPEQEFISKTLNNHRGSDWVMRCRSQAEMDQLVNQAGFEKVAMRIDRFGIFTVSLAKKVSSN, from the coding sequence ATGCTAGATACCCATTCATTGGAAAATGACCCATCACAAGACGGTTATTCAAATAAAGACATCACGATAGGGCAGGGCGCCTATAACGCCTATGACGGCACAGCAATTTATTATCGTTATTGGTTAGCACAGCCATTAAATGACACTGCAAATATTGATAAGAAAACATCAGAACAAAGCCTGCAAGCTGAGCGGCAAGTTATCTTATTGCATCGTGGTCATGAACATTCCGGACGTCTAGATGAGCTAGGTACTCGTTATGCCGAGGCAGGTTACCAAGTATTCGCTTGGGATGCGCGAGGTAATGGTCGTTCAGGAGGTATCAAAGACCATGCAGAGAGCGTTACTCAACTTGAGCGTGATTTGGATGATTTCGTGCGTATGGTTATTGGCAAAACGGGCATACCCATCGAAGATACATTGATTGTCGCTAGCAGTATCGGTGCGGTATTAGCCGCAGCTTGGGTGCATGACTATGCGCCGACCATTCGAGGGATGATACTTGGCACGCCAGCAATTAGCATACGCTTGTATATTCCATTTGCAATACCTGCGCTTAAAGTCGCCCGAAAACTCGGTTTTATGAGCCGTGTATCAAGTTATGTCAAAGCGCAAGTGCTCACCCATGATAAAGAAGCGCAGCAAGCATACAATGATGATCCGCTTATCTCTGGGTCTATTTCGAGTGATTTATTGATTGATACACATGCCACAGGTCAGCGTTTGCTTGATGATGCTGATGCTATTACTGTACCAACGTTTGTGTTGTGTGCAGGCAAGGATTATGTGGTTGATAAGCAAGCGGAGCGTCAGTTTTATGAGCGTCTATGCTCACCTATAAAACGCTGGCAACTATATCCTGACAGCTTTCATGCAATATTCCATGAAACAAATAAAGCCGATATTATTGATGACTGTCTCGCATTCTCTGATGAGTTATTTGCCAAGCCTGTGGCTAAAGTTGACTTAACCGAAGCTCATAAAGACAGCGCCAGTAGAGATAGGGTAGACCGCCTTGCCATCAAACCCTTTAATCCAAGCTTTGCTTTAACACGCTTGGTAATGCAAAAGTTTGGTCATATCAGTGATGCAGTCGCCACAGGTCTTGAACATGGCTTTGACTCTGGTAGTTCCCTCGATAAAGTGTATGCCAATGAGCCAAAGGGCGCTAACGCTGTGGGCAAAGCCATTGATAAATTTTATCTCAATAATATTGGCTGGCAGGGTATTCGTATTCGCCGTGAGCATTTGTTAGAGCTGGCACGAATCGCGATAAACGACATTCAAAATGCAACTGATTCACAAGAGCAGTCAAAAAATAACTCACTAATCAATCTATTTGATATCGCCAGTGGTAATGGTTATTACGTGTTTGACTTGCTTAGTGAGTTTAATAATCTGCAAGTAGAACTTCGAGATTATGATACCCACAATGTCACCGTCATGGAACAAAAAGCAGCACAGTTTGAGTTTGATAGTCGTGTGACTGTGGTACAAAAAGATGCCTTTGATGCAAGCAGTTATACCAGCAACAAAAAAGCAACCGAACAACCAGCCAACGGCTTTGATATTGCTATTGCATCAGGGGTTTTTGAGCTGTTCTCTGATAACGAACTTGTGCAAACCGCTATTAACGGCATCTATGATAGTCTAAATGAGGGCGGTTATTTTCTTTATACCAATCAGCCTTGGCATCCAGAGCAGGAGTTTATAAGTAAAACCTTAAATAATCACCGAGGGTCTGATTGGGTCATGCGTTGTCGCTCACAAGCGGAGATGGATCAATTGGTGAACCAAGCAGGCTTCGAAAAAGTCGCCATGCGTATAGACCGCTTTGGTATTTTCACCGTCTCATTAGCTAAAAAAGTATCGTCAAATTAA
- a CDS encoding CDP-alcohol phosphatidyltransferase family protein, with protein sequence MSVYQLKTQFQNTLRPISDNLVKKGVTANQVTVSAIILSAGTAYVIAHAQNDTNKWFILPLSLFIRMAFNAIDGMMAREHGQASKLGAVLNESGDIISDSLLINSLRPHVNSSQLSSSDSLHSHFNLFDRYTYQSWAFR encoded by the coding sequence ATGTCTGTTTATCAACTTAAAACACAATTTCAAAACACCTTGCGACCTATTAGCGATAATTTGGTTAAAAAGGGCGTCACGGCAAATCAAGTGACCGTCAGTGCAATTATCCTAAGTGCAGGCACGGCCTACGTCATCGCTCATGCTCAAAACGACACAAATAAATGGTTTATATTGCCACTGTCATTATTTATTCGTATGGCGTTTAATGCCATAGACGGGATGATGGCAAGAGAGCATGGGCAAGCATCGAAACTTGGCGCTGTGTTAAACGAATCAGGCGATATTATCTCTGATAGTTTATTAATCAATAGCTTGCGACCACATGTAAACTCATCTCAATTATCCTCGTCTGACTCATTGCACTCTCATTTCAATCTGTTCGATAGGTACACGTACCAATCATGGGCCTTTAGGTAA
- a CDS encoding cytochrome b/b6 domain-containing protein, whose amino-acid sequence MNHYSESNNPHTSYSAPIQDKHTIKVWDICVRFTHWVIAAGILANLAFTDDGSELHEYVGYVVVGLVVLRLIWGFIGTRYARFSNFFPTPARLKSHLKALSHHQIPQNNVNNVGHNPLAALMMFALWAVIIGLGITGYAMEAHIIADEDTLEDIHEVFASSLYLLVPLHVLSAILMSRLQKQNLIKSMITGNKQVVVSDLNTK is encoded by the coding sequence ATGAATCATTATAGCGAATCGAATAACCCTCACACCTCATATTCAGCGCCAATCCAAGACAAACACACTATTAAAGTATGGGACATCTGTGTCCGCTTTACCCATTGGGTCATTGCTGCTGGCATTTTGGCAAACCTTGCCTTTACCGATGATGGCAGCGAGCTTCACGAATACGTGGGCTATGTCGTTGTGGGATTGGTAGTACTGCGTCTTATTTGGGGTTTTATCGGCACTCGCTATGCTAGATTTAGTAACTTCTTCCCGACCCCTGCCCGATTAAAATCACACCTGAAAGCCTTAAGCCATCACCAAATACCGCAAAACAATGTCAATAATGTCGGCCATAATCCGCTGGCTGCATTAATGATGTTTGCTTTATGGGCCGTCATCATTGGTCTGGGTATAACCGGCTACGCCATGGAAGCGCACATTATTGCTGACGAAGATACGCTTGAGGACATTCATGAGGTATTTGCCAGCAGCTTATATTTACTCGTGCCTTTGCATGTGCTGTCTGCAATTTTAATGAGCCGTTTGCAAAAACAAAACTTAATTAAATCAATGATTACCGGCAATAAACAAGTGGTTGTTAGTGACTTAAACACCAAATAA
- a CDS encoding PepSY domain-containing protein yields MSKITSQSVTKPIIFSIGIASLVFFGGAVGLTLQSAETALEQNASAQTTLANLTSNDMALGLDADQSTDQSIAAMADLSSQRLIAISSEQALTIAKPQHTDASLIGTPELVNYNGNAAYEVKWTDGVTYVDAALGTIINPVNQTVLVSGSQYEEGYENGYEEDDDEYDDDDDEDEHHESYERHEHSERLMVANYEKHDDDEDEYDD; encoded by the coding sequence ATGAGTAAAATTACCAGTCAATCCGTCACCAAGCCTATTATATTTAGCATTGGTATTGCCTCATTAGTATTTTTTGGCGGTGCTGTCGGCCTCACTTTGCAATCAGCAGAAACAGCATTAGAGCAAAACGCATCTGCTCAAACAACCCTCGCCAATCTAACATCTAATGATATGGCTTTAGGCCTGGATGCAGATCAATCAACAGATCAATCAATTGCTGCAATGGCTGATCTTAGCAGCCAGCGTTTGATTGCGATTAGCTCAGAACAAGCGCTGACTATAGCAAAACCTCAACATACTGATGCCTCATTAATAGGCACCCCCGAACTGGTCAACTATAACGGCAATGCTGCCTACGAAGTTAAATGGACAGACGGCGTCACCTATGTCGATGCGGCTCTAGGCACCATCATCAACCCTGTCAATCAAACTGTCTTGGTCAGTGGCTCTCAATATGAGGAAGGCTACGAAAATGGCTATGAGGAAGATGACGACGAGTATGATGATGACGATGATGAAGATGAACATCATGAAAGCTATGAGCGTCATGAACATAGCGAACGTTTGATGGTCGCCAATTATGAGAAACACGATGACGATGAGGACGAATACGATGACTAA